A genomic segment from Sphingopyxis sp. DBS4 encodes:
- a CDS encoding phage tail protein, which produces MATLVLTVVGGIVGGPVGAAVGAMIGQQVDAAIFKPKGREGPRLADLKVQASTYGQQIPRLFGTMRVAGSVIWATDLIERRNKRGGGKGRPSTTEYSYAVSLAVALSSRRVGAIRRIWADGNLLRGSSGSFQERCTFRWYDGSEDQPVDPLIASAVGITSASAFRGLSYAVFEELELGAFGNRIPSLTFEIEADAGVVDAGVVGDALLGEVGRCGGHWPIAGYAASGERVRDALAPLFEIDGTRLVSDPAGWRLAPAEIPPDPSAFSAFCEAARVLTPADCRERRRAPLSSLPGTIRLRHYEPERDYQLGQQTAAVAGGGAREERVDLPAVLSAGSARALAQTLAAAAADGRETLVWAGDLAALALPVGGLIALADGGVWRAASRTVRGNGVSIELRRFQPASTEVMAADPGLPVGSPDWPDAEASVRLFDLPNIGPTAASAPRLIVAAAGSNDGWRGADLWVQPEAGTEPIALGTARPAAALGVLGAALPAGGRLLFDRSSAVIVTLANPSMTLESVDERALLGGGNRAMIGDELLQFADAEMIAPATWRLSHLLRGRNGTMAAAQAAGTPFVLLDDPALLPIPDDFARFAEAGAAILQWAPRSGVNVADIAVPTAGQALRPLAPVHGAIRRNGAGGAELRWVRRTRADAGWRDHVDVPLGEGRETWRVAVEPAAAGIGPWETASPSLVLDAATWTALAPDSVFSIRQVGDFALSEPLLLPLTI; this is translated from the coding sequence ATGGCAACGCTGGTGCTGACGGTGGTCGGCGGGATCGTGGGCGGGCCGGTCGGGGCGGCGGTGGGCGCGATGATTGGGCAGCAGGTCGATGCCGCGATCTTCAAGCCCAAGGGGCGCGAGGGGCCGCGGCTGGCCGACCTGAAGGTGCAGGCCTCGACCTATGGCCAGCAGATTCCCAGGCTGTTCGGGACGATGCGCGTCGCGGGAAGCGTGATCTGGGCGACCGACCTGATCGAACGCCGGAACAAGCGCGGCGGCGGCAAGGGGCGGCCGTCGACCACCGAATATAGCTATGCGGTGTCGCTGGCGGTCGCGCTGTCGTCGCGGCGGGTCGGGGCGATCCGGCGGATCTGGGCCGACGGCAATCTGCTGCGCGGGTCGAGCGGGTCGTTCCAGGAACGCTGCACCTTTCGCTGGTACGATGGAAGCGAGGACCAGCCGGTCGATCCGCTGATCGCCTCGGCGGTCGGCATCACGTCGGCGAGCGCCTTTCGCGGGCTGTCCTACGCCGTGTTCGAGGAGCTTGAACTGGGCGCATTCGGCAATCGCATTCCGTCGCTGACCTTCGAGATCGAGGCCGATGCGGGCGTGGTCGATGCGGGCGTTGTCGGCGACGCGCTGCTCGGCGAGGTCGGGCGTTGCGGCGGGCACTGGCCGATCGCGGGCTATGCGGCGTCGGGCGAGCGGGTGCGTGATGCGCTGGCGCCGCTGTTCGAGATCGACGGCACCCGGCTGGTCAGCGATCCGGCCGGCTGGCGGCTTGCTCCGGCCGAAATCCCGCCGGACCCATCGGCGTTCAGCGCTTTCTGCGAAGCGGCGCGCGTGTTGACACCGGCCGATTGCCGCGAGCGGCGGCGCGCGCCGCTGTCGTCGCTCCCCGGAACGATCCGCCTGCGCCATTATGAGCCCGAACGCGATTATCAGCTCGGCCAGCAGACGGCGGCGGTTGCGGGCGGGGGAGCGCGCGAGGAACGCGTCGACCTGCCCGCAGTGCTTTCCGCCGGGTCGGCGCGCGCGCTGGCGCAAACGCTGGCGGCGGCCGCTGCCGATGGGCGCGAGACGCTGGTGTGGGCGGGCGACCTCGCCGCGCTGGCGCTGCCCGTCGGCGGGCTGATCGCGTTGGCGGACGGCGGAGTCTGGCGCGCCGCGTCGCGGACGGTGCGGGGAAACGGCGTGTCGATCGAGTTGCGGCGGTTTCAGCCGGCATCGACCGAGGTCATGGCGGCCGACCCGGGGCTTCCGGTCGGCAGTCCCGACTGGCCCGACGCCGAAGCGAGCGTGCGCCTGTTCGATCTGCCGAATATCGGGCCGACGGCGGCATCGGCGCCGCGGCTGATCGTCGCGGCGGCGGGCAGCAACGATGGCTGGCGCGGCGCCGACCTGTGGGTCCAGCCCGAAGCGGGCACCGAGCCGATCGCGCTCGGCACCGCGCGTCCGGCGGCGGCGCTGGGCGTGCTGGGCGCGGCCTTGCCGGCGGGCGGGAGGCTGCTTTTCGATCGGTCGAGCGCCGTGATCGTCACGCTGGCCAACCCGTCGATGACGCTCGAATCGGTCGACGAACGAGCGCTGCTCGGCGGCGGGAACCGCGCGATGATCGGCGACGAGCTGCTGCAATTTGCCGATGCCGAGATGATCGCTCCCGCGACCTGGCGGCTTTCGCACCTGCTGCGCGGCCGGAACGGGACCATGGCGGCGGCGCAAGCGGCGGGGACTCCTTTCGTGCTGCTCGACGACCCGGCGCTGCTGCCGATCCCCGACGATTTCGCGCGGTTCGCCGAAGCGGGCGCCGCTATCCTGCAATGGGCGCCCCGGTCGGGGGTCAACGTCGCCGATATTGCGGTGCCCACGGCGGGGCAGGCGCTGCGCCCGCTGGCTCCCGTTCATGGCGCTATCCGGCGGAACGGCGCGGGTGGCGCCGAGCTTCGCTGGGTTCGCCGCACCCGCGCCGATGCCGGCTGGCGCGATCATGTCGATGTCCCGCTCGGCGAAGGCCGCGAGACTTGGCGGGTCGCGGTCGAGCCCGCGGCGGCGGGCATCGGGCCGTGGGAGACCGCGTCGCCGTCGCTCGTCCTCGACGCCGCGACCTGGACCGCGCTCGCGCCCGATAGCGTGTTTTCGATCCGACAGGTTGGCGATTTCGCGCTGTCCGAGCCGCTGCTTCTGCCCCTGACAATATGA
- a CDS encoding DUF1993 family protein, which translates to MPTLHDLTIPAYTNGLRALSGQLVKALDWGEQNGVGELQFIAARLAPDMFPLAAQVRFTCAQAIQTAVRLGAENAPDLGEDAGDFPGLQAQIAATLAWLDTIDPATLDGDDDRTIGFDLPNGMAFDMTAATYVRDWAQPQFYFHLVAAYAVMRHMGVPLGKADYVSYMMQYLRPGTAPAA; encoded by the coding sequence ATGCCCACGCTCCACGACCTCACCATCCCCGCCTATACCAACGGGCTGCGCGCGCTTTCCGGACAACTCGTCAAGGCGCTCGACTGGGGCGAACAGAATGGCGTCGGCGAATTGCAGTTCATCGCCGCGCGTCTCGCGCCCGACATGTTTCCGCTCGCCGCGCAGGTCCGTTTCACCTGCGCGCAGGCGATCCAGACCGCGGTGCGTCTCGGCGCGGAGAATGCGCCGGATCTTGGCGAAGACGCTGGCGATTTTCCGGGCCTTCAGGCACAGATTGCCGCAACGCTGGCGTGGCTCGATACGATCGACCCCGCGACGCTCGACGGCGACGACGACCGCACTATCGGCTTCGATCTTCCGAACGGCATGGCGTTCGACATGACCGCCGCCACTTACGTACGCGATTGGGCGCAGCCGCAATTCTACTTCCACCTCGTCGCCGCCTATGCGGTGATGCGCCACATGGGCGTGCCGCTCGGCAAGGCCGACTATGTCAGCTACATGATGCAATATCTGCGTCCGGGAACCGCGCCGGCGGCGTAG
- a CDS encoding OmpA family protein: MRKLAVAVALASTALASPALARDNSWYVGVGGGVMLVEDLDLDIGTVNNAGTLDHRTGYDVEGTVGYDFGGFRAEVEVGYREADIKGGTFTAPGIPDHANGTGAFTGSTRLNGDSNALSFMVNGMLDFGDDDGLQGFVGGGVGVARVSVEPVFAGPFLDDSDTGFAWQAIAGVRAPLSKNWDVGLKYRFFNASNLDLVDQAGRDVSTRFRSHSILGTLTYNFGGAEPPPPPAPPPPPPPPPPPPPPPPPPPAVCEPGPYIVYFDWDQSAITPEAAATLDNAISAYNRGCSGTQVWLAGHADRSGSAKYNVGLSQRRNDAVRSYLTARGISDGSISAEAFGESRPAVATADGVRNDQNRRVEIKYGPGSGN; encoded by the coding sequence ATGAGGAAGCTTGCCGTCGCTGTGGCGTTGGCCTCCACTGCCCTTGCGTCGCCGGCCCTTGCGCGCGACAACTCGTGGTATGTTGGTGTCGGTGGTGGTGTGATGTTGGTCGAGGATCTCGATCTGGACATCGGCACCGTCAATAACGCTGGTACGCTCGATCATCGTACGGGTTATGATGTCGAAGGCACCGTTGGTTACGATTTCGGCGGGTTCCGCGCCGAAGTCGAAGTCGGCTATCGCGAAGCCGATATCAAGGGTGGCACGTTCACTGCTCCCGGTATTCCGGACCACGCCAACGGCACCGGAGCCTTCACGGGTTCGACCCGCCTGAACGGCGATTCGAATGCGCTGAGCTTCATGGTCAACGGCATGCTCGACTTCGGTGACGACGATGGCCTGCAGGGCTTCGTCGGCGGCGGTGTCGGCGTTGCGCGCGTTTCGGTCGAACCCGTCTTCGCGGGTCCGTTCCTCGACGATTCGGACACCGGCTTCGCCTGGCAGGCGATCGCGGGCGTTCGCGCTCCGCTGTCCAAGAATTGGGACGTCGGCCTGAAGTATCGTTTCTTCAACGCCAGCAACCTCGACCTCGTCGATCAGGCTGGCCGCGACGTTTCGACGCGCTTCCGGTCGCACTCGATCCTCGGCACGCTGACCTACAACTTCGGTGGCGCCGAGCCGCCGCCGCCGCCGGCTCCGCCGCCGCCGCCGCCTCCCCCGCCGCCGCCTCCCCCGCCGCCGCCGCCGCCGCCGGCTGTGTGCGAGCCTGGGCCGTACATCGTGTACTTCGACTGGGATCAGTCGGCGATCACGCCGGAAGCGGCTGCGACGCTCGACAATGCGATCAGCGCCTACAACCGCGGTTGCTCGGGTACGCAGGTCTGGCTCGCCGGTCACGCCGACCGTTCGGGTTCGGCCAAGTACAACGTCGGTCTGTCGCAGCGCCGCAACGATGCGGTCCGCAGCTACCTGACCGCACGGGGCATCTCGGACGGCTCGATCTCGGCGGAAGCGTTCGGCGAAAGCCGTCCGGCCGTCGCGACCGCCGATGGCGTCCGCAACGACCAGAACCGTCGCGTGGAAATCAAGTACGGTCCGGGTTCGGGCAACTAA
- a CDS encoding C40 family peptidase produces the protein MVGARFRPQGRDPATGLDCVGLVWAAYAAAGRMLPLPVGYPLRGWGCERIEAALAAAGFGRADDGRDGDVALIALAAGQFHLGVMGAASFVHAHAGLRRVVETPVDAAMAAVRWRPCPPRCD, from the coding sequence ATGGTGGGAGCGCGGTTCCGGCCGCAGGGGCGCGATCCGGCGACGGGGCTCGACTGCGTCGGGCTGGTGTGGGCGGCTTATGCCGCGGCCGGACGGATGCTGCCCTTGCCCGTCGGGTATCCGCTGCGGGGATGGGGGTGCGAGCGGATCGAGGCAGCCTTGGCGGCGGCGGGATTCGGGCGAGCGGATGACGGGCGCGACGGCGATGTCGCGCTGATCGCGCTCGCGGCGGGGCAGTTTCATCTGGGAGTGATGGGGGCGGCGAGCTTCGTTCACGCCCATGCGGGGCTGCGGCGGGTGGTGGAGACGCCGGTGGATGCGGCGATGGCGGCCGTGCGCTGGCGGCCCTGCCCACCCCGCTGCGACTAG
- a CDS encoding biopolymer transporter ExbD, which produces MRRRSQFHRSIFRADPNGDPDINTTPLIDVMLVMLVMFIITIPPPTHSVDVMLPEGGHAEVRDENRITIDTSDIIRWNGEAVDLAQLGQLVKSAADRPAKATLTFEPEARARYLRVDEAIGAIRRNGGNKISFPGISRYRDLI; this is translated from the coding sequence ATGCGCAGACGCAGTCAGTTCCACCGCAGCATTTTCCGGGCCGATCCCAATGGCGATCCCGATATCAACACGACGCCGCTGATCGACGTGATGCTCGTCATGTTGGTGATGTTCATCATCACCATCCCGCCGCCGACGCACAGCGTCGATGTGATGCTGCCCGAGGGAGGACATGCCGAGGTGCGCGACGAAAACCGCATCACCATCGACACGAGCGATATCATCCGCTGGAACGGCGAGGCGGTCGATCTTGCCCAGCTCGGCCAATTGGTGAAGTCGGCGGCCGACCGCCCCGCGAAGGCCACGCTGACGTTCGAGCCGGAGGCGCGGGCACGCTATCTGCGGGTCGATGAGGCGATCGGTGCGATCCGCCGCAACGGCGGCAACAAGATCAGCTTTCCGGGCATCAGCCGCTACCGCGACCTGATCTAA
- a CDS encoding DUF2793 domain-containing protein has product MTETTRTARLALPLLAMAQAQKEVTHNEALVLLDALVHAAIEDGPLTVPPSSPVAGQCWLVGDGAGGDWTGQADAIAIWCDGGWRFAPPRPGMRIARLSDGAWLRYAAGVWTAPAAVANPEGGATVDAEARAAIAALILLFEAQGLLISG; this is encoded by the coding sequence ATGACCGAAACGACCCGGACCGCGCGCCTGGCCCTTCCGCTGCTGGCGATGGCGCAGGCGCAAAAGGAAGTGACGCATAACGAGGCGCTCGTGCTGCTCGACGCGCTCGTCCACGCCGCCATAGAGGATGGCCCGCTGACGGTGCCGCCGTCGTCGCCGGTCGCCGGGCAATGCTGGCTGGTCGGTGACGGCGCCGGCGGCGACTGGACCGGGCAGGCGGACGCGATCGCCATCTGGTGCGACGGCGGCTGGCGCTTTGCGCCGCCGCGTCCGGGGATGCGGATCGCGCGGCTGAGCGACGGCGCGTGGCTGCGCTACGCGGCGGGCGTCTGGACCGCGCCGGCGGCGGTTGCGAATCCGGAAGGCGGCGCTACGGTCGATGCCGAAGCGCGTGCGGCGATCGCTGCCCTGATTCTTCTTTTCGAGGCGCAGGGCCTTCTGATTTCAGGATGA
- a CDS encoding DJ-1/PfpI family protein, giving the protein MQIAVLTFDGFNELDSFVAAAILNRMKAKGWAAHITSPTREVTSMNGVTVQRQKPLEFANEADAVLIGSGVKTRDIAADTELLAQFRLDPSRQLIGAQCSGTLILARLGLVGELPACTDLTTKPWVIEAGVNVIDAPFVAHGNVATAGGCLASQYLAMWMIARGASVEDATDAMHYVAPVGEKDLYINRALSVVTPFLAAEPARAA; this is encoded by the coding sequence GTGCAGATCGCGGTTCTGACGTTCGACGGTTTCAACGAGCTTGACAGCTTCGTTGCCGCCGCGATCCTGAACCGGATGAAGGCCAAGGGCTGGGCCGCCCACATCACCTCGCCGACCCGGGAAGTCACGTCGATGAACGGCGTCACCGTTCAACGGCAAAAGCCCCTCGAATTTGCGAACGAGGCGGATGCGGTGCTGATCGGCAGCGGCGTGAAGACGCGGGACATCGCAGCGGATACCGAACTGCTCGCCCAGTTCCGTCTCGATCCGTCTCGCCAGCTTATCGGCGCGCAGTGCTCGGGCACCCTGATCCTGGCCAGGCTCGGCCTGGTCGGCGAATTGCCGGCCTGCACCGATCTGACGACCAAGCCCTGGGTGATCGAGGCGGGTGTCAATGTGATCGATGCTCCGTTCGTGGCGCATGGCAATGTGGCGACCGCTGGCGGATGCCTCGCTTCTCAATATCTCGCCATGTGGATGATTGCGCGAGGTGCGTCTGTCGAGGATGCCACGGACGCGATGCACTATGTGGCGCCGGTCGGTGAGAAAGACCTCTATATCAATCGGGCGCTGTCGGTGGTCACGCCGTTTCTGGCTGCAGAGCCTGCTCGCGCGGCATAG
- a CDS encoding DUF2163 domain-containing protein encodes MNWFGRKAAQGAARPALSRVYGNWSAPAPLSWEAQVREGYRAAPGMKPSALETSDEIDAATMDLEGAIASDAIAADDLDAGRWDGAAVELFVTDWSAPDAAPVVVARGSLGAVERRGAAFTAELQGVTRALDGPACPATSPSCRAMLGDPACRVDLAPRTHGRRVVAVEGRAVTLDAAVAAGAMAFGGLTWMEGAVCGLSSPVIDAVGAVLTLAEMPPALPALPLRVRLVEGCDKQLATCRTRFANAINFRGEAHLPGNDLLTRYPGG; translated from the coding sequence ATGAACTGGTTTGGCCGCAAGGCCGCGCAGGGGGCTGCGCGGCCCGCTTTGTCGCGGGTGTATGGGAATTGGAGTGCGCCCGCGCCGCTGTCGTGGGAGGCGCAGGTGCGCGAGGGCTATCGCGCCGCGCCGGGGATGAAGCCGTCGGCGCTTGAAACGAGCGACGAGATCGACGCCGCGACGATGGACCTGGAGGGTGCGATCGCAAGCGATGCGATCGCGGCCGACGACCTCGATGCGGGCCGCTGGGACGGGGCGGCGGTGGAGCTGTTCGTCACCGACTGGAGCGCGCCCGATGCGGCGCCGGTCGTCGTGGCGCGCGGGTCGCTCGGCGCGGTCGAGCGGCGCGGCGCGGCGTTCACTGCCGAGCTGCAAGGCGTGACGCGCGCGCTCGATGGACCGGCGTGTCCGGCGACCTCTCCCTCGTGCCGCGCGATGCTGGGCGACCCCGCGTGCCGGGTCGATCTGGCGCCGCGCACGCACGGACGGCGGGTGGTGGCGGTCGAGGGCCGCGCGGTAACGCTCGACGCGGCGGTGGCGGCGGGCGCGATGGCGTTCGGCGGACTGACCTGGATGGAAGGCGCGGTGTGCGGACTGTCGAGTCCGGTGATCGATGCGGTGGGGGCGGTGCTGACGCTGGCGGAGATGCCGCCGGCGCTGCCCGCGCTGCCGCTCAGGGTGCGGCTGGTCGAGGGGTGCGACAAGCAGCTTGCGACGTGCCGGACGCGCTTTGCCAATGCGATCAATTTTCGCGGCGAGGCGCATCTGCCGGGCAACGATCTGCTGACGCGCTATCCGGGTGGCTAG
- a CDS encoding ABC transporter transmembrane domain-containing protein — protein sequence MATKSDQPAPARRKLSSLRMVWHHASRYPLQLLIAAVALGVAALATLAIPYQFKAMIDSGFVAGGGDVAPHFRIFYGIVLLLAAATAVRFYCVSWLGERTVADIREGVQRNLLRLAPGFFEENRPSEIASRMTADTAIIEQTVGTTVSVALRNTVMGIGGIVYLFSLSPRLTAGMLIGIPVIIMPIVILGRRLQNVSRSSQDRVADIGATTAEQLGAMKIVQAFGQEGREADRFTAAVEANFATAKRRIRLRAVMTAIVIGLLFGAITTLLWYGAAGVAAGTITGGTIAAFVLTGGLVAGAFGALTEVYGDLLRAAGAAERLHELLVAEPTIAAPTNPRPLPEPATGTLEFDHVEFRYPTRPDAPALHDFSLAVRPRETVAIVGPSGAGKSTLFQLAERFYDPQAGQIRLDGVPLTEADPAAIRARIAMVPQETVIFAASARDNLRYGNWAASDDELWEAARAANAEEFLRKLPDGLDTFMGEGGARLSGGQRQRVAIARALLRRAPLLLLDEATSALDAESERLVQDALEALMHDRTTIVIAHRLATVRAADRIVVMDEGRIVEEGRHDDLVAADGLYARLARLQFQDNLAAA from the coding sequence ATGGCGACCAAATCAGACCAACCCGCCCCGGCCCGCCGCAAGCTGTCCAGCCTGCGCATGGTCTGGCACCATGCCAGCCGATATCCGCTGCAATTGCTGATCGCGGCAGTCGCGCTCGGCGTCGCCGCGCTCGCGACGCTCGCCATTCCCTATCAGTTCAAGGCGATGATCGACTCGGGGTTCGTCGCCGGCGGCGGCGATGTCGCCCCGCATTTCCGCATCTTCTACGGCATCGTACTGCTGCTCGCCGCCGCGACCGCGGTGCGTTTCTATTGCGTGAGCTGGCTCGGCGAGCGAACCGTCGCCGATATTCGCGAAGGGGTGCAGCGCAACCTGCTGCGCCTCGCGCCCGGCTTCTTCGAAGAAAATCGTCCGTCCGAAATCGCTTCGCGAATGACCGCCGACACCGCGATCATCGAACAGACCGTCGGCACCACCGTTTCGGTCGCGCTCCGCAACACGGTGATGGGGATCGGCGGGATCGTCTATCTCTTCTCGCTTTCGCCCCGGCTGACCGCGGGGATGCTGATCGGCATCCCGGTGATCATCATGCCGATCGTCATTCTCGGCCGCCGCCTCCAGAATGTCTCGCGGTCGAGCCAGGATCGCGTCGCGGACATCGGCGCGACCACCGCCGAGCAATTGGGGGCGATGAAGATCGTCCAGGCCTTCGGACAGGAGGGGCGCGAAGCCGACCGCTTCACCGCCGCGGTCGAGGCCAATTTCGCGACCGCCAAACGCCGCATCCGCCTGCGCGCGGTGATGACCGCGATCGTCATCGGGCTGCTTTTCGGCGCGATCACGACTTTGCTCTGGTATGGCGCCGCGGGAGTCGCGGCGGGCACGATCACCGGCGGCACGATTGCCGCCTTCGTCCTCACCGGCGGACTCGTCGCGGGCGCGTTCGGCGCGCTCACCGAAGTCTATGGCGACCTGCTGCGCGCCGCGGGCGCGGCCGAACGGCTCCACGAACTGCTCGTCGCCGAACCGACCATCGCCGCTCCGACGAATCCGCGGCCCCTGCCCGAACCGGCGACCGGGACGCTCGAATTCGACCATGTCGAATTCCGCTACCCGACGCGCCCCGACGCGCCCGCGCTGCACGATTTCTCGCTCGCGGTGCGCCCGCGCGAAACCGTCGCGATCGTCGGCCCCTCGGGCGCCGGCAAGTCGACGCTCTTCCAGCTTGCCGAGCGCTTCTATGATCCGCAGGCAGGGCAGATCCGGCTCGACGGCGTGCCGCTGACCGAGGCCGACCCCGCCGCCATCCGCGCCCGGATCGCGATGGTGCCGCAGGAAACCGTGATCTTCGCCGCCTCCGCGCGCGACAATCTGCGCTACGGAAATTGGGCCGCGAGCGACGACGAATTGTGGGAGGCCGCGCGCGCCGCCAATGCCGAGGAATTCCTCCGCAAACTGCCCGATGGTCTCGACACCTTCATGGGTGAAGGCGGCGCCCGGCTATCGGGTGGCCAGCGCCAGCGCGTCGCCATCGCCCGCGCGCTGCTGCGCCGCGCGCCTTTGCTGCTGCTCGACGAAGCAACCTCGGCGCTCGACGCCGAATCCGAACGGCTGGTGCAGGACGCACTCGAGGCGCTGATGCACGACCGCACGACGATCGTCATCGCACACCGCCTCGCGACCGTCCGCGCCGCCGATCGCATCGTCGTGATGGACGAAGGTCGCATCGTCGAGGAGGGCCGCCACGACGACCTCGTTGCCGCCGACGGCCTCTACGCACGCCTCGCGCGCCTTCAGTTCCAGGACAATCTCGCCGCCGCCTGA